From Zhongshania aliphaticivorans, one genomic window encodes:
- a CDS encoding acetyl-CoA carboxylase biotin carboxylase subunit translates to MSAKRQINKILVANRGEIAVRILRSIKEMGLKSALLFHRVEADSPSLKMADEIYEVTGDTPVAAFLDIENIVKICRENDIDAVHPGYGFLAENAKFVEALDEAGIQFIGPRPEVMTLMGDKIGSRNFVQERGFPVAPSVLDTGDAEQFIARIMEIGFPLVIKASAGGGGKGMQIVRDANGLSDVVATAKVEAQRYFGDPRIYAERYIENPRHIEVQVLGDQHGNCVHLWERECSIQRRFQKVIEETPSPALNQEQRQSICDVAVGIAQSVNYTSAGTIEFIYAPDGEFYFLEMNTRIQVEHPITEMVTGVDLVAEQIRVAMGEKLSVAQDDIVQRGHAIECRICAEIPDDDFAPSAGKVLMLRPPVGDGVRFDSACYEGQKVGTAFDSMIAKLVVHAEDRDAAIAKCLVALDEFVLLGVEANADYVARILRHQAFGEGKTDTGFIRHHADDLLPLAVSEELKTALVATAALSDRQFVAMMDAIPSPYRLMKEWRN, encoded by the coding sequence ATGTCTGCTAAGCGACAAATAAACAAAATATTGGTGGCCAATCGCGGCGAGATTGCAGTGCGAATTTTGCGCAGCATTAAAGAAATGGGCTTGAAATCAGCACTGCTGTTTCACCGTGTTGAGGCCGATAGCCCGTCGCTAAAAATGGCCGACGAAATTTATGAGGTGACCGGCGATACCCCGGTAGCCGCATTCTTAGATATTGAGAATATTGTCAAAATTTGTCGCGAGAACGACATTGATGCGGTGCATCCCGGTTACGGTTTCTTGGCGGAGAACGCAAAATTTGTTGAGGCCCTAGATGAGGCGGGCATCCAGTTTATTGGCCCTCGCCCTGAAGTTATGACCTTAATGGGCGATAAAATCGGCTCGCGCAATTTTGTGCAGGAGCGCGGATTTCCGGTGGCGCCGTCGGTGTTAGATACGGGTGATGCCGAGCAATTTATTGCCCGGATTATGGAAATTGGTTTTCCCTTGGTTATTAAGGCCTCTGCGGGTGGCGGCGGTAAGGGCATGCAGATTGTGCGCGACGCCAATGGCCTAAGCGATGTGGTGGCGACCGCCAAAGTTGAGGCTCAGCGTTATTTTGGCGATCCGCGTATTTATGCCGAGCGCTATATAGAAAACCCTCGTCATATCGAGGTTCAGGTGCTCGGTGACCAGCACGGAAACTGCGTGCACCTGTGGGAGCGTGAGTGCTCTATCCAGCGCCGCTTCCAAAAAGTCATTGAAGAAACGCCATCGCCCGCCTTGAATCAAGAGCAGCGCCAGTCGATTTGTGATGTGGCCGTGGGTATTGCTCAGTCAGTTAACTACACCAGTGCTGGCACCATCGAATTTATTTACGCGCCAGACGGTGAGTTTTATTTCCTTGAAATGAATACCCGTATTCAGGTTGAGCACCCCATTACTGAGATGGTGACCGGGGTTGATTTGGTTGCAGAGCAAATTCGTGTGGCCATGGGCGAAAAGCTCAGCGTAGCGCAGGACGACATTGTGCAGCGCGGGCATGCGATTGAATGCCGTATCTGCGCAGAAATTCCCGATGATGATTTTGCGCCCTCGGCGGGTAAGGTGCTGATGCTTCGCCCTCCGGTTGGTGACGGCGTACGTTTTGACAGCGCTTGCTACGAAGGTCAAAAAGTCGGCACCGCCTTTGACTCGATGATTGCGAAGTTGGTTGTGCATGCAGAGGATCGCGATGCCGCTATTGCAAAATGTTTGGTGGCGCTGGATGAGTTTGTGTTACTTGGGGTGGAAGCCAATGCCGACTACGTAGCTCGGATCTTGCGACATCAAGCCTTTGGTGAAGGTAAAACCGATACCGGCTTTATTCGTCACCACGCCGACGACTTGCTGCCACTGGCAGTGAGTGAAGAGCTTAAAACAGCGCTAGTGGCCACTGCGGCCCTTAGTGATCGTCAGTTTGTGGCAATGATGGATGCGATTCCAAGTCCGTACCGTCTCATGAAAGAGTGGAGAAACTGA
- a CDS encoding acetyl-CoA carboxylase biotin carboxyl carrier protein subunit translates to MRYTFKLADEMVEVAPRSLANELVLAIGDRDCKLVFDHDRSGACQLSLDGRNYQSWVARDGDDIFLKIEGRYFKVTAFDPRSLVTAAAEGEGSIRAPMPGVVVEVLVAEGDEVVAGDKLMTIESMKLQSTVKAARDGVVKRISVTAGSEFNKDDVLVEIDGE, encoded by the coding sequence GTGAGATATACCTTTAAATTAGCCGATGAAATGGTTGAAGTGGCGCCTCGGAGTCTTGCCAATGAGTTGGTGCTGGCTATTGGTGACCGGGACTGCAAGTTGGTGTTTGACCATGACCGTAGCGGTGCATGTCAGTTAAGTCTTGATGGCCGCAATTACCAAAGCTGGGTTGCCCGCGACGGCGACGATATTTTTCTTAAAATTGAAGGCCGCTATTTTAAAGTGACGGCTTTTGATCCCCGTTCCTTGGTGACGGCTGCTGCAGAGGGTGAGGGCAGTATTCGTGCGCCAATGCCGGGTGTGGTTGTCGAAGTGCTGGTGGCCGAGGGCGACGAGGTTGTTGCCGGCGACAAGCTGATGACAATAGAAAGTATGAAGTTGCAATCTACGGTGAAGGCAGCGCGCGACGGTGTGGTAAAGCGCATCAGCGTCACAGCGGGATCCGAATTTAATAAAGACGATGTACTTGTGGAAATCGACGGCGAATAA
- a CDS encoding acyl-CoA carboxylase subunit beta, producing the protein MRRIQSRINTNSSEYQENLKANEARLSEFHRRQDAARHSRPQRDLDRLERQGKMLPRQRLELLLDPGTPFLELSSLAAGELYDGDAPSAGCITGIGIVSGREVVIHANDSTVKGGAWYPMTIKKIVRAMDIAIENRLPVIHLCDSAGGFLPLQSELFGDKYFAGRIFRNQAILSKMGVKQLALVFGHCTAGGAYVPAMSDYNVIVRGTGAVFLGGPPLVKAATGEEVSVEDLGGADMHTSVSGTCDYPAESEAEAIAIGREIVAQWSTPKKWDAQQQEPEEPYYDPKELYGIIPANIKTQFDMMEVIARIVDGSRFHEYQPNYGKTMLCGYAHIWGYKVGIVANNGILFNDSSKKASHFIQLCNQNKTPLVFLQNITGYMVGKAYEREGITKDGAKMIMAQAGVDVPKFTVMTNGSYGAGNYGMCGRAYDARFLFSWPNSEISVMGAEQAAKTLTTIKTNQLLREGKELASDEKERIEEEIIADYHHKSSAYYTSSLMWDDGILDPADTRNALGMAIATSLNAPIDDPHYGVFRV; encoded by the coding sequence ATGCGCAGAATTCAAAGTCGGATCAATACTAATTCATCCGAATATCAAGAAAACCTTAAGGCAAACGAAGCGCGTTTGTCAGAATTTCACCGGCGCCAGGACGCGGCTCGACACAGCCGTCCCCAGCGTGATTTGGATCGTCTGGAGCGGCAAGGCAAAATGCTACCGCGTCAGCGATTAGAGCTATTATTAGATCCAGGCACGCCGTTTCTCGAGTTGTCGTCGCTGGCTGCCGGTGAACTTTATGATGGCGATGCGCCTTCGGCAGGCTGCATTACCGGTATTGGTATTGTGTCTGGTCGCGAAGTGGTTATTCACGCCAACGACAGCACCGTAAAAGGTGGCGCTTGGTATCCGATGACGATTAAGAAAATCGTTCGTGCCATGGACATTGCCATTGAAAATCGCCTGCCGGTGATTCACCTTTGTGATAGCGCGGGTGGCTTTTTGCCTTTGCAGTCTGAGTTGTTTGGCGACAAATATTTTGCGGGCCGTATTTTCCGCAATCAGGCGATACTGTCTAAAATGGGTGTTAAGCAGCTGGCATTGGTGTTTGGTCACTGCACTGCTGGTGGCGCTTACGTGCCGGCAATGAGCGACTACAATGTTATCGTGCGCGGCACAGGTGCAGTGTTTCTCGGTGGACCGCCGCTGGTAAAAGCGGCAACGGGTGAGGAAGTGAGTGTTGAAGATCTGGGTGGTGCAGATATGCACACCTCGGTGTCGGGCACCTGTGACTACCCAGCAGAAAGCGAAGCCGAGGCCATTGCCATAGGTCGAGAAATTGTTGCCCAGTGGAGCACGCCTAAAAAATGGGATGCCCAGCAACAAGAACCTGAAGAACCCTATTACGACCCGAAAGAGCTGTACGGCATTATCCCCGCCAACATCAAAACTCAGTTCGATATGATGGAAGTCATTGCTCGTATTGTTGACGGCAGTCGCTTCCACGAATATCAGCCCAATTATGGCAAGACTATGCTCTGTGGCTACGCTCACATCTGGGGCTATAAAGTTGGCATCGTTGCTAATAACGGCATTCTGTTTAACGACAGCTCGAAGAAAGCCTCGCACTTTATCCAGCTCTGTAATCAGAACAAAACGCCGCTGGTGTTTTTACAAAACATTACGGGCTATATGGTGGGTAAAGCCTACGAGCGCGAGGGTATAACAAAAGACGGCGCCAAGATGATCATGGCCCAAGCTGGTGTTGATGTGCCCAAATTTACGGTGATGACCAACGGCTCCTACGGTGCGGGTAATTACGGTATGTGTGGTCGCGCCTATGATGCACGCTTTTTATTCAGCTGGCCAAATAGCGAAATTTCGGTGATGGGTGCCGAGCAGGCCGCAAAAACACTGACGACGATTAAAACCAATCAATTACTGCGCGAAGGCAAAGAGCTGGCTAGCGATGAGAAAGAGCGCATTGAAGAAGAAATCATTGCCGATTACCACCACAAGAGCAGTGCGTACTACACCTCTTCGTTAATGTGGGACGACGGTATTCTCGACCCGGCAGATACGCGCAATGCACTGGGTATGGCCATTGCCACCTCATTGAACGCCCCGATAGACGATCCACATTACGGTGTGTTCCGCGTATAG
- a CDS encoding acyl-CoA dehydrogenase family protein yields the protein MTSAFELADEHRELLDHCDRIGRDVLYPLAQKMDDDEWWPENLFPQLGELGLLGVTVDPKYGGAGLDFMSCGMIAQAFSRWNHAAGLAWVVHDNLFANNVYANGSEYLKEKYLPDVCAGKKVGALGLTEPGAGSDALGSMRTTAVKDGDHYVLNGTKIYITNGPIADVVLVYAKTNKNAGSKGITAFLLETTTPGFKVAQKLIKMGFRGSQTAELVFEDCRVPVENIVGELDQGHKVVMSGLDLERAMINPICVGIAERALELSIEYAKTREQFGKPIASFQMVQSRLADMYTLIESMKLMTYKALSACQSVGHGEAGRGEIHKLTAAAILYAANSLNTVLDNGVQIHGGSGYIWESEMNRLFRATKLLEIGAGTTEVRKLIIAGELLAK from the coding sequence ATGACTAGTGCTTTTGAACTTGCCGACGAGCATCGCGAACTGCTTGATCACTGTGACCGCATCGGTCGTGATGTGCTTTATCCATTGGCGCAAAAGATGGATGACGATGAGTGGTGGCCGGAAAATTTGTTTCCTCAGTTAGGTGAGCTGGGTCTGCTGGGCGTGACGGTTGACCCCAAATACGGCGGCGCCGGTTTAGACTTTATGTCTTGTGGCATGATCGCTCAAGCCTTCTCACGCTGGAACCATGCGGCGGGTTTGGCGTGGGTGGTGCACGACAATTTGTTTGCCAATAATGTTTATGCAAATGGCAGTGAGTATTTAAAAGAGAAGTATTTGCCTGATGTTTGCGCCGGTAAAAAAGTGGGTGCCCTAGGCTTAACTGAGCCGGGTGCAGGTTCTGATGCATTAGGTTCTATGCGTACCACCGCAGTGAAAGATGGCGATCACTATGTGCTCAACGGCACCAAGATTTATATTACTAACGGGCCAATTGCGGACGTGGTTTTGGTTTACGCTAAAACTAATAAAAATGCCGGCTCTAAAGGCATTACTGCATTCCTACTAGAAACCACCACACCAGGCTTTAAGGTTGCACAGAAGCTGATCAAAATGGGGTTTAGGGGTAGTCAGACCGCCGAGTTAGTTTTTGAAGATTGCCGTGTACCGGTAGAAAATATCGTTGGTGAATTGGATCAAGGCCACAAAGTCGTCATGAGTGGCTTGGACTTAGAGCGCGCTATGATCAATCCTATCTGTGTTGGTATTGCCGAGCGCGCCTTGGAGTTGTCTATTGAATACGCGAAAACTCGCGAGCAATTTGGTAAGCCCATCGCCAGCTTCCAAATGGTGCAGTCGCGTCTGGCGGATATGTATACGTTGATTGAAAGTATGAAGTTGATGACTTACAAGGCGCTGAGTGCATGTCAGTCTGTAGGTCATGGCGAAGCCGGTCGCGGCGAGATTCACAAGCTCACCGCAGCGGCGATTTTGTACGCGGCCAATAGTTTGAACACCGTGTTGGATAATGGCGTGCAAATTCACGGCGGCAGCGGTTATATTTGGGAGTCAGAAATGAACCGCTTGTTCCGCGCTACCAAGTTACTTGAAATTGGCGCGGGTACGACCGAGGTTCGCAAATTGATAATTGCCGGTGAGTTACTCGCCAAATAA
- a CDS encoding SDR family oxidoreductase, translated as MTAANTVMTDQDFAEAKTLFGEGSFSDKVVLVSGGGSGIGKATAWLLARLGAKVIIIGRTEPKLAACCQAITAAGYRAEYHVQDIRDYDGIAAMFAKVFDKYGRLDALINNAGGQFPQPAIEFSKNGFDAVVGNNLNGSWYMMQQAARQWRERKQRAVIVNVVAVVSRGMAGGAHTCAARAGVIHLSKTVAVEWAEYGIRVNCVAPGVIFSEGMGVYSDEARSAFDRSNPMKRFGTPWEIAQSCAFLASEAAGFVTGEVLTVDGGGKLWGDLWMAGKPDYFS; from the coding sequence ATGACGGCTGCCAATACGGTGATGACCGACCAGGATTTCGCCGAGGCAAAAACCTTGTTTGGCGAAGGCAGCTTTAGCGATAAGGTGGTATTGGTCAGCGGTGGCGGCAGTGGTATTGGCAAAGCGACTGCATGGCTGCTGGCTAGGCTGGGCGCCAAAGTGATTATTATTGGCCGCACCGAGCCTAAATTGGCAGCTTGTTGCCAAGCAATTACCGCCGCTGGCTATCGCGCTGAGTATCATGTTCAAGACATTCGAGACTACGACGGTATTGCCGCCATGTTTGCCAAGGTCTTTGACAAATATGGTCGTCTCGATGCCTTAATTAATAACGCTGGCGGTCAGTTTCCTCAGCCTGCTATTGAGTTTTCCAAGAACGGTTTTGATGCCGTTGTTGGCAATAATTTGAACGGCAGCTGGTATATGATGCAGCAGGCCGCGAGGCAGTGGCGGGAGCGTAAACAGCGCGCCGTGATTGTGAACGTGGTGGCGGTGGTGTCGCGGGGTATGGCGGGTGGTGCTCACACCTGTGCAGCCCGCGCTGGTGTTATCCACTTATCAAAAACCGTCGCGGTAGAGTGGGCGGAATACGGTATTCGCGTTAACTGCGTTGCCCCTGGCGTTATCTTCTCCGAAGGCATGGGGGTTTATTCAGACGAAGCCCGCAGCGCCTTTGATCGCTCCAATCCTATGAAACGCTTCGGTACGCCCTGGGAGATTGCTCAGTCCTGTGCTTTTCTAGCCTCTGAGGCGGCGGGCTTTGTCACTGGTGAGGTGCTTACCGTCGATGGTGGCGGTAAGCTGTGGGGTGACTTGTGGATGGCGGGTAAGCCAGATTATTTTAGTTAG
- a CDS encoding LysR family transcriptional regulator: MINPAWLRTFCTLVEIGHFTRTAENLHMTQSGVSQHVRKLEAQLGQPLLIRHGKSFTLSSTGNRLYKEGQKLILALDDLEKRVGLDPSHEGTVKIASPGSVGLKLYPHLLNLQKRHPKLVIEYRFAPNSEIEKLIAEHKVDIGLMTCLSKLGAVKLKPIADEELLLVTPSNVSKPSWTQLLTLGFIDHPDGAHHAGQLLSVNFSEFLNSNQLTISGFSNQINLILEPVAMGLGFTVLPIHAVGAFKEPSKIKAHRLNNKVFETLHMGTHANKFPENRVKTVMTEIEKCLRTSAESE, from the coding sequence ATGATTAATCCCGCATGGCTACGTACATTTTGCACGCTTGTAGAGATTGGCCACTTCACCCGTACCGCCGAAAATCTGCACATGACCCAATCAGGGGTGAGCCAACATGTACGCAAACTAGAAGCGCAATTAGGTCAACCGCTGCTTATTCGGCATGGCAAAAGTTTCACTCTTAGCAGCACCGGTAATCGTCTCTATAAAGAAGGCCAAAAGCTGATTCTTGCCCTAGACGATCTCGAGAAACGAGTTGGTCTAGACCCCAGTCACGAAGGCACTGTTAAAATCGCGTCGCCAGGTAGCGTAGGCTTAAAGCTTTACCCGCATTTATTAAATTTACAAAAACGCCACCCAAAACTGGTGATTGAATATCGATTTGCACCGAACAGCGAAATAGAGAAACTGATTGCCGAGCACAAAGTGGATATAGGTCTTATGACTTGCCTATCAAAACTCGGAGCCGTAAAACTCAAGCCAATCGCAGATGAAGAGTTGCTATTAGTTACGCCTTCGAATGTTTCAAAGCCTAGCTGGACGCAACTTCTTACACTGGGATTTATCGACCACCCCGATGGCGCCCATCATGCAGGACAACTGCTAAGTGTAAACTTTTCAGAATTCCTAAATTCCAATCAACTTACAATCTCTGGGTTTTCAAACCAAATTAATCTCATTCTTGAACCCGTGGCCATGGGACTGGGCTTTACCGTACTGCCAATTCACGCGGTGGGCGCGTTTAAAGAGCCCAGCAAAATAAAAGCGCACCGGCTCAACAATAAGGTTTTCGAGACGCTACACATGGGAACTCATGCCAATAAGTTCCCAGAAAACAGGGTGAAGACAGTCATGACCGAAATCGAAAAATGCCTTCGGACCAGCGCGGAGTCAGAGTAA
- a CDS encoding lactoylglutathione lyase family protein, whose translation MSNTYPRNFSHIGISVPNLEAAVKFYTEVMGWYLIMAPTEVVEDDSPIGEMCTDVFGSSWDKFRIAHLSTGDRIGVELFEFKGQINPENNFEYWKTGVFHFCVQDPNLEELAERIVAAGGKKRMPKPRYYYPGSKPYRMIYMEDPFGNILEIYSHSYELVYSEGAY comes from the coding sequence ATGAGTAACACCTACCCGCGCAATTTTTCGCACATTGGCATATCGGTTCCCAACCTGGAGGCCGCAGTTAAGTTTTATACCGAGGTCATGGGCTGGTATTTAATTATGGCGCCCACTGAGGTTGTGGAAGACGACAGCCCCATTGGTGAAATGTGCACCGACGTATTTGGTAGTAGCTGGGATAAGTTTCGAATCGCTCATCTGTCAACCGGTGATCGTATTGGCGTTGAGCTTTTTGAATTTAAAGGGCAGATTAACCCCGAGAATAATTTTGAGTACTGGAAAACTGGGGTGTTCCACTTTTGTGTACAAGATCCGAATCTAGAGGAATTAGCTGAGCGGATTGTTGCGGCTGGCGGTAAGAAGCGTATGCCAAAACCACGTTACTATTATCCTGGCAGCAAGCCCTATCGCATGATTTACATGGAAGACCCCTTTGGTAATATCTTGGAAATATACAGCCACAGCTATGAATTGGTGTATAGCGAGGGGGCTTATTAG
- the map gene encoding type I methionyl aminopeptidase, producing MAELRLKTAPELQLMRESGRLLASVFSYLDLHIDVGISTMDINNLAEKYIVEQLKARPASKGQYGYQYALNTSVNHVVCHGVPSDNQKLKSGDIVNVDITLEQGGFITDSSKMYMVGEVTPLAKRLVDKTYEAMWAGIRAVKPAATLGNVGHAIQRHAEKHGYSIVREYCGHGIGREMHEEPQVLHFGQPGKGLVLREGMTFTIEPMLNQGKAKVKLKKDGWTVVTSDKKLSAQWEHTIAVTSTGYEVLTLRDEEHLEHSSAIKLQTLN from the coding sequence GTGGCTGAGCTAAGACTAAAAACCGCGCCAGAGCTGCAGTTAATGCGCGAGTCTGGCCGACTACTCGCGTCAGTATTCAGCTATCTCGATCTTCATATTGATGTTGGTATATCCACCATGGACATTAACAACCTGGCGGAAAAATATATTGTTGAGCAGCTTAAAGCGCGCCCCGCCAGTAAGGGCCAATACGGCTATCAATACGCCCTCAACACCTCAGTAAATCATGTTGTTTGCCATGGCGTGCCCTCAGATAATCAAAAGTTAAAATCCGGCGACATCGTTAATGTGGACATCACCCTAGAGCAAGGCGGCTTTATTACCGACTCTAGTAAAATGTATATGGTCGGCGAGGTGACACCGCTGGCGAAGCGCTTGGTGGACAAAACCTATGAAGCAATGTGGGCAGGAATACGAGCAGTAAAGCCAGCCGCGACACTTGGCAATGTTGGTCACGCCATCCAGCGCCACGCCGAAAAACACGGTTACAGCATTGTTCGAGAATACTGCGGTCACGGCATTGGCCGCGAAATGCACGAAGAACCGCAGGTTTTGCATTTTGGCCAGCCCGGCAAAGGCTTAGTCTTACGCGAAGGCATGACGTTCACCATCGAACCAATGCTTAACCAAGGAAAGGCGAAAGTTAAGCTGAAAAAAGACGGCTGGACAGTCGTAACAAGCGATAAAAAATTATCTGCCCAATGGGAGCACACCATCGCCGTGACATCCACCGGTTATGAAGTGCTTACTCTTCGAGACGAAGAGCACCTAGAGCATAGCTCTGCGATCAAATTGCAAACTTTGAATTAA
- a CDS encoding ParD-like family protein: MGIVKISDDLHEEIRKASTVMVRSINAQAEFWIKIGMLAETNPSMSFTQIMSEEMKRAEVELRVVAGG; encoded by the coding sequence ATGGGTATTGTTAAAATAAGTGATGACCTGCACGAAGAAATCCGCAAAGCCAGCACAGTCATGGTTCGCTCCATCAACGCACAAGCGGAGTTTTGGATAAAAATAGGCATGCTTGCCGAGACCAATCCAAGCATGTCGTTTACCCAAATCATGAGCGAAGAAATGAAGCGTGCCGAGGTTGAACTAAGAGTGGTTGCTGGTGGCTGA
- a CDS encoding acyclic terpene utilization AtuA family protein: MSTDKKILIANGQGFWGDSLLGPLRLVKEGPLNYLTLDYLAEVTMSIMQRQKERNPDAGYATDFVDMLREILPTCKEKGIKVIANAGGVNPKGCRDAIQAVVKELGLTGVKVGIVEGDDILEQLPELIKSGESFKNLDNGDALDTVLSRLSSANVYIGAKPIADALAQGADIVITGRATDPSLVLAPLIYEFGWSMEDYDKLAAGTVMGHILECGPQCTGGNYNDWRNVPNFARIGYPIAEASADGSFVITKHDGTGGLVNVDTVTSQLLYELGDPKNYLGPDCTSDFTTIRLAEDGKDRVRVSGIKGSAPTPTYKVSMSYANGYKIVGQLTYTGPDAIEKAQLGAEILFERVGMYGKEIPEQDRFVELFGTNVCYKGIVKQPEEPAEVMLRVGAKSDDKALLNILGRELAPLITSGPVGVTGFAAGRPRPAEIVGYWPALIDKNKVTTTVLVEEV; encoded by the coding sequence ATGAGCACAGACAAGAAAATATTAATTGCCAATGGCCAAGGTTTTTGGGGCGACAGCCTCCTCGGTCCACTGCGGCTCGTGAAAGAAGGTCCGCTGAATTACCTGACCCTGGACTACCTTGCCGAAGTCACCATGAGCATTATGCAGCGTCAAAAAGAGCGCAACCCAGACGCGGGCTACGCGACAGACTTCGTGGACATGCTCCGCGAAATTCTACCAACGTGCAAAGAAAAAGGCATTAAGGTGATTGCCAATGCCGGCGGCGTAAACCCCAAAGGCTGCCGCGACGCAATTCAAGCGGTGGTAAAAGAACTCGGCCTCACCGGCGTTAAAGTCGGCATCGTTGAAGGTGACGACATTCTTGAGCAATTGCCTGAGCTGATCAAATCTGGCGAGAGCTTTAAAAACCTCGACAATGGCGACGCCCTAGACACCGTACTCAGCCGCCTATCCAGCGCCAACGTCTATATCGGCGCCAAACCAATTGCCGACGCCCTTGCCCAAGGCGCCGACATCGTTATTACCGGCCGCGCCACTGACCCGTCATTGGTATTAGCACCGCTCATCTATGAATTTGGCTGGTCAATGGAAGACTACGACAAGCTCGCTGCAGGCACCGTGATGGGCCATATTCTTGAGTGCGGCCCCCAATGTACGGGCGGCAACTACAATGACTGGCGCAATGTCCCTAACTTCGCCCGTATTGGCTACCCCATTGCCGAAGCCAGCGCCGATGGTAGCTTTGTTATCACCAAACACGATGGCACCGGCGGCTTAGTTAACGTCGACACGGTTACCTCGCAGCTACTGTATGAATTGGGCGATCCAAAAAATTACCTCGGCCCCGACTGCACCTCAGACTTCACCACAATCCGGCTCGCTGAAGACGGCAAAGACCGGGTACGGGTTAGCGGCATTAAAGGTTCGGCGCCCACGCCTACCTATAAAGTCTCTATGTCTTACGCCAATGGCTACAAAATTGTTGGCCAACTCACCTACACCGGCCCAGACGCTATTGAGAAGGCCCAGCTCGGCGCTGAAATTCTATTTGAACGGGTTGGCATGTACGGCAAAGAAATTCCTGAGCAAGACCGCTTTGTTGAACTATTCGGCACCAATGTTTGCTACAAGGGCATTGTTAAACAGCCAGAAGAACCCGCAGAAGTCATGCTTCGCGTTGGCGCCAAGAGCGACGACAAAGCCCTTTTGAACATTCTCGGCCGCGAATTAGCGCCGCTTATCACCAGCGGCCCTGTTGGTGTTACCGGCTTCGCCGCTGGACGCCCCCGCCCCGCTGAGATCGTTGGATACTGGCCCGCGCTGATCGACAAAAACAAAGTCACCACCACCGTATTGGTAGAAGAGGTATAA
- a CDS encoding enoyl-CoA hydratase/isomerase family protein encodes MNADILYSVAENGLATVTMNRPNTHNAFNNEVIQLLQDAFARAANDKSVRALLLQAKGSSFCAGGDMNWMKQMAGYSYEENLADSKKIAAMLNKLNTLPMPTIARVQGAAYGGGVGLVACCDIAVATTNANFCLSEVKVGMIPATISPYVIAAIGQRASRRYFTTAEVISAEKALGLGLISECCATEEDADHAIAALIKALLKNGPRAISEAKKLVLDLSNRPIDAELIEESSRRIALTRDSSEGKEGLSAFLEKRKPNWIQ; translated from the coding sequence ATGAACGCCGACATACTGTACAGCGTAGCGGAGAATGGGCTTGCCACGGTCACAATGAATCGGCCAAACACCCATAACGCCTTTAACAATGAAGTAATCCAACTACTTCAAGATGCGTTTGCTCGTGCCGCCAACGACAAGTCTGTCCGCGCCCTACTTTTGCAAGCCAAAGGCAGCAGCTTTTGCGCTGGCGGCGACATGAACTGGATGAAGCAAATGGCAGGCTATAGCTACGAGGAAAACCTCGCGGACTCTAAAAAGATTGCCGCCATGCTAAATAAGCTAAACACCCTACCCATGCCCACCATTGCACGGGTACAGGGCGCGGCTTATGGCGGCGGTGTCGGCCTTGTCGCCTGCTGCGATATAGCCGTTGCCACCACAAACGCCAATTTTTGTTTAAGCGAAGTAAAAGTCGGCATGATCCCCGCAACCATCAGCCCCTATGTTATCGCCGCCATTGGCCAGCGCGCCTCTCGGCGCTACTTCACTACTGCCGAGGTAATTTCCGCTGAAAAAGCCTTGGGACTGGGTCTTATCAGCGAATGCTGCGCAACAGAAGAAGACGCAGACCACGCTATTGCAGCACTTATCAAAGCCTTGTTAAAAAATGGCCCCCGCGCCATAAGCGAGGCCAAGAAGTTGGTCCTCGACCTAAGCAACCGACCCATTGACGCCGAACTTATCGAAGAAAGCAGTCGCCGAATCGCCCTGACCCGAGATTCTAGCGAAGGCAAAGAAGGACTTAGTGCCTTTTTAGAGAAGCGTAAACCCAATTGGATTCAATAA